Part of the Virgibacillus necropolis genome, CGAAAGCCATCTGGAAATAAAGGTCGGATCGGACGGTCAATCAAACGTGATGCTAAAATTGCTTTCTCACTTGGACGACCTTCACGCTTAATAAAACCACCAGGTATTTTTCCCACGGCATATAAACGTTCCTCATAATTAACCGTTAATGGGAAAAAAGGTAAATCTTTAGGTTTCTTTGATGCAGTTGCGGCGGTTAATACAGAAGTATCACCATATTGAATCATACAAGCTCCATTCGCTTGTTTTGCAAGTTCTCCAATTTCTACTGTGAATTTATTACCAGAAATTTCAGTGGAGAATAATTGTTTTTCTACCATTAGATTGAGTACTCCTTTCAAAAGCTACTATAGTTCATTTTATAGATAAAATGTTCGTATGTAAACAAGAAAAGCGTAGCGGGCTTGCACAGCGGTGAAATGCGTAAGCAAAAGACCGTAGAGCACACGGTATTTCGTGCTCGGAGTGTCTATTGCTTACGTCACGAACCGCTAGCCCGCGTAGCTAGACAAAGAAAAGCGAAGGCGACTGGTTAGAAGCGGACGCATAAGCAAGGAACCGCAGAGCACAAGGGTTTAGTGCTCGAAGTGTTCATTGCTTATGACGACAGCTTCTAGGAGCCGCAGCTAGCCAAAGAAAAGCGTAGCGGGCTTGCTTAGCGGTGAAATGCGTAAACAAGAGACCGTAGAGCACATGATCTTTCGTGCTCAGAGTGTCTATTGTTTACGTCACGAACCGCTAGCCCGCGTTACTTGTCAATGAATATAAAAAAAGCAGGATTTCTCCCGCTTTTCAAAGAATTTATCGGCGTAAACCAAGTCTTTTAATTAGTTCGCGATAACGAGTAACATCATTATTACGTAGATAGTTTAGTAAGTTACGACGCTTACCAACCATTTTCAATAGACCACGACGTGAATGATGATCTTTTTTGTGTGTACGTAAGTGTTCATTTAACGTTGTGATTTCTGCAGTAAGTACAGCAATTTGTACTTCTGGAGAACCTGTATCATTTTCATGAACCTTATATTCATTAATGATTTCGTTTTTACGATCTTTTGTGATAGCCATTAGGTTCACCTCCTATTATTATTTCATATCCCCAATTCCCTAGCAAACGTCGGAGTGTCGTCTTGCCAAGCAATGGTTTTACGATGTTAAGCGTACATCTAATTAGACAAAATTGCAAGTAATACATACAAAAAGAAAAGAATACTTAGCAGGAGAAATAATGACGTATTTGTTTTTCATCCATTTTGATATGTTCAATCAGCTCATTAACGCCATTGAATTTCTTTTCGTCACGTATAAATTTACACCACTCAAGTTGTAGTTCTTCACCATATAGATCATTGGAGTAATCAAAAATGTTTACTTCCAATGTTGGTTTTTTCTCATTATCTTTAAATGTCGGTTTAACACCTAAATTAGCCATTCCTTCATACACTTCACCTTTGTATAGAACTTTTACCGCATATACGCCAATCTTTGGTAACAATGCTTCTGAACTTACTTGCATGTTTGCAGTAGGAAAACCAATCGTTCGGCCGCGCTTATCTCCTTCAATCACTGTTCCGTATACGGATAATTTTCTACCAAGGTATTCATTCACTTTTTCTACATCACCTTTTGATAAAAGCGAACGAATTTTAGTAGAACTAACCTTTTCATTCTCGAGTTCTACTTTTTCAATTATCGTGTAATCAAACGCACCCCTTGCATGTGAATGGATAATATTCATGTTCCCTTCACCTTTGTGACCATATGAGAAATCAAATCCGGCGACAACGTGCTGAATATTTAGTCCAATGATAAAGTGATCAATAAATTCCTGAGGACTTATCGATGCAAGCTTTTTTGAAAAAGTAATAATATACAATCTATCAACATTCATTTGTTGTAAAATTTCTTGCTTTTCTCGAAGTGGTGTAATGTACTCCACGTGTACAGTCTCTTTTTTTAATACAACCGATGGATGTGGGTGAAATGTAATAACCGCACTTTCCATTTTTGATTCCTTCGCTTTTGTTACAGCAGTTTGAATTACCTTCTGATGGCCCTTATGTATGCCATCAAAAAAACCAATTGCTGCTACCGTTTTTGGAAGCTCCTCCAATACTAATGTGTGTGGATATGTTAATTCAATGGTTCTCATCTTTTTCACCTTCACTTTTTTATCATCCATCTAAAGGAAAAACTCGTACTGGTTTGATTTGATCTGAATTATCAGGATGTTCTTGATAGATCGCTAGTATTTCCTTCTGATACAAAATAATAAATGGATTTGTTTTTAAGTTTATCATAGGTTTCGGAAGTTTTTGACCAAAAAGAACTTTTTTGCTCACTTCTTCGTTAACCGAATAGTGATCCAAGTGTGATAACCCTCTAATTATTGGTAATAGTAGGTCTGTATGCTGCTGCAGTTTTTCTTTTTCTTCTAATTGTTCGAAGGTAACTGTGTCTTCTACGGAAAAAGAGCCTGTTTCCGTTCTCATCAAATCAGACATGTGTGCGGGATAACCAAGAGCTTTACCAATATCCACGCACAATGTTCGAATATATGTACCTTTCGAGCAAGTAATTTTGAGTTTTATTCGGTTTTCTTTTATGTCTATTAATTGTAGTTGTTCGATATTTACTTTTCTTTTTGGGCGGTCAACTGTTTCGTTAGCACGCGCATATTCATACAGCTTTTTTCCATTAACCTTTACAGCCGAAAACATTGGTGGAACTTGAACGATTTGTCCTTTAAATCTATTTAATACTGTTTCAATTTCCTCATGCGAAGGTATCCATATAACTTCTTTTTGTTCGATAATCTTGCCATGTGCATCTTCCGTGTCAGTTGTACTGCCCAGTTTAAGCTCGGCTATGTATACTTTTTTCGTATCAGTTAAATAGGGAACAATTTTTGTGGCCTGCCCAATGCAGATAGGAAGAACTCCTTCTACTTCTGGATCCAGTGTCCCTGTATGCCCGACCTTTTTTGTTCGGAATAATCTTCTGATTTTCGCCACGCAATCATGTGATGTCATCCCTCTAGGCTTCCATAATGGTAATATGCCATTCATTGAATTGCCTCCATATTCTTATAATCGTGAAAGCTACCGCTTTTTTTGAAATTTTCAACATATAATACAAGGAAAAATCTGACCCTGCTTAGTTGTACAGGTGTCAGATCTCCAATTTATTTCACTCATTACTTTTTATTCAAATCGCGCAATATACCTTCAATTCGGTTGCCGTATTCCAGTGCTTCATCAAATTCGAAAACAAGCTCTGGTGTTTTACGCAAACGAATTCTTTGCCCAATCTCGGACCGAATGAAGCCCTTAGCTTTTGCCAAACCCACTAACGTTTCATGTTTTTGTTTTTCATCTCCTAGCACAGAGATGAAAATTTTCGCTTGTTGCAAATCACCTGTTACCTCAACATCTGTAACAGTAACAAAACCCACACGTGGATCTTTTAGTTTACGAGTAATAATTTGACCGAGTTCCTTTTTCATTTGTTCGGCAACACGATTTGCACGCACTTCACTCATAATTACAGTCACCTCTTAATTTAATACGAGACATAATGTTTTTCAAAACGACAGTCATCATTTTTATCATACTTAGTAAAGATTATATTCTTTCAACATGCGTAATGGTACGTTCCATTTCGGAATAGGTATCCATCACGCGAAATACTTCTTGGATAATTTGTTCTGCGTGTGTATAACTAGTAGAAATGGTTACTATTCCAATTTTAGTTCGTTGCCACAAATCATGATAATCAAGTTCTGTAAGTGCTACATTAAAATCTTTCCTTAGTTTATTCATAATCTTTTTCAGTACAGAACGCTTATCTTTTAGTGAATGCGAGTTATACAACATACATTCTATTTCTGCAATTACGATCATTTGCGTTCGATTTCTTGCATGACATAAGCTTCAATTATATCGCCTTCTTTGATATCGTTAAATTTCTCAACGGTAATACCACATTCGTAGCCTTGTGCTACCTCCTTGGCATCATCCTTAAAACGCTTTAACGTATCTAATTCACCCTCGAATTGAACAACACCATCGCGAATGACACGTACTCCTGAGTTACGTGTGATCTTACCATCTATCACATAACTTCCAGCGATTGTTCCAATTTTTGAAACCTTGAAGATTTCACGCACTTCAGCCTGACCAATAACTTTTTCTTCATATTCTGGATCAAGCATGCCTTTCATTGCAGATTCTACTTCTTCAATTGCATTGTATATGACACGATGCAAACGTACATCTACTTTTTCAGATTCTGCAGTCTTATTAGCATTAACATCCGGACGCACATTAAACCCAATTACAATCGCATTTGATGCTGAAGCAAGTATGATATCGGATTCCGTTATTGCCCCAACACCTGTATGAATAATTTTAATCTTGACACCTT contains:
- the rpsO gene encoding 30S ribosomal protein S15, which translates into the protein MAITKDRKNEIINEYKVHENDTGSPEVQIAVLTAEITTLNEHLRTHKKDHHSRRGLLKMVGKRRNLLNYLRNNDVTRYRELIKRLGLRR
- a CDS encoding bifunctional riboflavin kinase/FAD synthetase, with product MRTIELTYPHTLVLEELPKTVAAIGFFDGIHKGHQKVIQTAVTKAKESKMESAVITFHPHPSVVLKKETVHVEYITPLREKQEILQQMNVDRLYIITFSKKLASISPQEFIDHFIIGLNIQHVVAGFDFSYGHKGEGNMNIIHSHARGAFDYTIIEKVELENEKVSSTKIRSLLSKGDVEKVNEYLGRKLSVYGTVIEGDKRGRTIGFPTANMQVSSEALLPKIGVYAVKVLYKGEVYEGMANLGVKPTFKDNEKKPTLEVNIFDYSNDLYGEELQLEWCKFIRDEKKFNGVNELIEHIKMDEKQIRHYFSC
- the truB gene encoding tRNA pseudouridine(55) synthase TruB, which encodes MNGILPLWKPRGMTSHDCVAKIRRLFRTKKVGHTGTLDPEVEGVLPICIGQATKIVPYLTDTKKVYIAELKLGSTTDTEDAHGKIIEQKEVIWIPSHEEIETVLNRFKGQIVQVPPMFSAVKVNGKKLYEYARANETVDRPKRKVNIEQLQLIDIKENRIKLKITCSKGTYIRTLCVDIGKALGYPAHMSDLMRTETGSFSVEDTVTFEQLEEKEKLQQHTDLLLPIIRGLSHLDHYSVNEEVSKKVLFGQKLPKPMINLKTNPFIILYQKEILAIYQEHPDNSDQIKPVRVFPLDG
- the rbfA gene encoding 30S ribosome-binding factor RbfA; translation: MSEVRANRVAEQMKKELGQIITRKLKDPRVGFVTVTDVEVTGDLQQAKIFISVLGDEKQKHETLVGLAKAKGFIRSEIGQRIRLRKTPELVFEFDEALEYGNRIEGILRDLNKK
- a CDS encoding DUF503 domain-containing protein; the encoded protein is MIVIAEIECMLYNSHSLKDKRSVLKKIMNKLRKDFNVALTELDYHDLWQRTKIGIVTISTSYTHAEQIIQEVFRVMDTYSEMERTITHVERI